In a genomic window of Passer domesticus isolate bPasDom1 chromosome 3, bPasDom1.hap1, whole genome shotgun sequence:
- the ATF3 gene encoding cyclic AMP-dependent transcription factor ATF-3 — protein sequence MMVQHSGQVSALEVSASAIVPTLSPAGSLGFDDFTNLTPLVKEELRFAIQNKRQFHRMSSTLDTVTVSERPVETSTLKTEFSPEEDERKKRRRERNKIAAAKCRNKKKEKTECLQKESEKLETINAELKAQIEELKNEKQHLIYMLNLHRPTCIVRAQNGRTPEDERNLFIQQIKEGTLQG from the exons ATGATGGTCCAACACTCAGGCCAGGTATCTGCATTAGAAGTCAGCGCCTCCGCAATTGTTCCCACTTTGTCCCCTGCAGGGTCACTGGGGTTTGATGATTTCACAAATTTAACCCCCCTGGTGAAGGAGGAACTGAGGTTTGCCATTCAGAACAAGCGTCAGTTCCACAGGATGTCTTCCACTTTGGATACAGTGACTGTTTCTGAAAGGCCAGTTGAAACATCAACGCTGAAAACAGAG TTTTCTCCTGAAgaggatgaaagaaaaaagagaagaagggAGAGGAATAAAATTGCTGCAGCCAAGTGCCGaaacaaaaagaaggaaaaaacagaatGTTTGCAGAAA GAATCTGAGAAGCTGGAAACCATCAATGCAGAGTTGAAAGCCCAGATCGAGGAGCTGAAGAATGAGAAGCAGCATTTGATATACATGCTCAATCTGCACAGGCCCACGTGTATAGTCCGTGCACAGAACGGAAGGACACCTGAAGATGAAAGAAATCTTTTTATTCAACAGATCAAAGAAGGCACATTGCAAGGTTAA